The Candidatus Polarisedimenticolia bacterium genome window below encodes:
- a CDS encoding AAA family ATPase, which translates to MKTSKTPPTDLFVVTERPAFLEQVKKAVSEHDSIHVKAMESGPRSARLNGCLTVLESSETSLILVDTEADGASMALVQEIFDRHPSPRVFVAGGMSDPGLMLRAQQAGAAEFIPLPLDGKVLSEAVARFWKRSAPAVHTHKGTRGRVMTFLSAKGGCGATTLATNLAVTLASAGRSTLLVDLDLAAGDAALLLNLSPSFSVSDAVANTHRMDRELLNGMVLRHVSGLEVLAASESLEKAVNTDPARVAQLLQFVREQYEFVVVNTGELTEPSTQAGLGQSDMVHVITTLDLLALRRAQWCLRRLEQNGVARDLVRLVVNRYDRNPYITLDEAEKVLELKVSWTVPQDTRSIPEALNDGIPFVSRNRNGLATCFEGYATALSPGGEAAAPARRKVLGIFPKGMARISHHGASA; encoded by the coding sequence ATGAAGACTTCGAAGACCCCCCCGACCGACCTGTTCGTCGTCACCGAGCGTCCCGCCTTCCTGGAGCAGGTGAAAAAGGCGGTTTCCGAGCATGATTCGATTCATGTGAAGGCGATGGAAAGCGGACCGCGCTCGGCGCGCCTGAACGGCTGCCTGACGGTCCTGGAGTCGAGCGAGACCTCCCTGATCCTGGTGGACACGGAGGCCGATGGCGCCTCGATGGCCCTCGTGCAGGAGATCTTCGACCGCCATCCCTCACCGCGCGTCTTCGTGGCCGGCGGCATGAGCGATCCGGGGCTGATGCTCCGGGCCCAGCAGGCCGGCGCCGCCGAGTTCATCCCCCTGCCCCTGGACGGCAAGGTCCTCTCGGAGGCGGTGGCCAGGTTCTGGAAGCGCTCCGCCCCCGCCGTGCATACCCACAAGGGGACGCGCGGCCGCGTCATGACCTTCCTCTCGGCGAAGGGCGGCTGCGGCGCCACCACCCTGGCGACCAACCTGGCGGTGACGCTGGCGAGCGCCGGACGCTCCACCCTCCTGGTGGATCTGGACCTCGCCGCCGGCGACGCCGCGCTCCTGTTGAACCTGAGCCCCAGCTTCAGCGTCAGCGACGCGGTCGCCAACACCCACCGCATGGACCGCGAGCTTCTCAACGGCATGGTCCTGCGGCACGTCTCGGGCCTCGAGGTCCTGGCGGCGAGCGAGTCGCTCGAGAAGGCCGTCAACACCGACCCGGCGCGCGTCGCCCAGCTCCTCCAGTTCGTGCGCGAGCAGTACGAGTTCGTGGTGGTGAACACCGGCGAGCTGACCGAGCCCTCCACCCAGGCGGGATTAGGGCAGTCCGACATGGTCCACGTGATCACCACGCTCGACCTGCTGGCGCTGCGCCGCGCCCAGTGGTGCCTGCGCCGGCTCGAGCAGAACGGCGTGGCGCGCGACCTGGTGCGCCTGGTGGTGAACCGCTACGACCGCAACCCTTACATCACGCTCGACGAGGCGGAGAAGGTGCTCGAGCTCAAGGTCTCCTGGACCGTGCCCCAGGACACCCGCTCGATCCCCGAAGCCCTCAACGACGGGATCCCGTTCGTCAGTCGCAACCGCAACGGCCTGGCCACCTGCTTCGAGGGATACGCCACGGCCCTGTCGCCCGGCGGCGAGGCCGCGGCCCCCGCCCGGCGCAAGGTGCTGGGGATCTTTCCGAAGGGCATGGCCCGCATTTCCCATCATGGAGCCTCGGCCTGA
- a CDS encoding pilus assembly protein TadG-related protein — protein sequence MSQLWKDEKGATMVFVALVMLVLIGAAALAIDAGVLYTARTQCQNAADSGALACGGHMLMFNTLNAGVAAKATAKGVEYANYNQVLSTPVAINNGDVTVDLNLKRCRVCVPRTAARGNPVPTFFARIWRNSVDVSACATAEVVLGNSISCMKPWALPDAFADTNGNGKYDAGEYYEKGVTSYATDYRNNGFDIGVQLIVKQANPGSAIAPGQFFPIDLPIPGSPDVGGDRYRENISGCNPSTISIGDTLWTQNGNLVGPTKQGVEDLIAQDSGAKWDAANKVITGSKYGETGSPRIIRIPFFDPRFPFTSGKQSFVVTNIASLFLEDISGNGTVTARILPTSGIGQGASPGGLQTVRLVE from the coding sequence ATGTCGCAGCTTTGGAAGGATGAGAAAGGCGCCACAATGGTCTTCGTGGCCCTGGTCATGCTGGTCCTGATTGGCGCCGCGGCGCTGGCGATCGATGCCGGCGTTCTGTACACGGCGCGCACCCAGTGCCAGAACGCCGCCGACTCAGGGGCTCTGGCCTGCGGCGGACACATGCTGATGTTCAACACCCTGAACGCCGGCGTCGCGGCCAAGGCGACCGCCAAGGGCGTGGAGTACGCCAATTACAATCAGGTGCTGTCGACCCCCGTCGCCATCAACAACGGCGATGTCACGGTCGATTTGAACCTCAAGCGCTGCCGGGTCTGCGTGCCGCGCACCGCGGCCCGAGGCAATCCGGTGCCGACCTTCTTCGCCCGCATCTGGCGCAACTCGGTCGACGTCTCGGCCTGCGCCACCGCCGAAGTGGTCCTGGGTAATTCGATCAGCTGCATGAAACCCTGGGCTCTTCCCGACGCCTTCGCCGACACCAATGGCAACGGCAAGTACGACGCGGGCGAGTACTACGAGAAAGGCGTGACCTCCTACGCCACCGATTACCGCAACAACGGCTTCGACATCGGCGTACAGCTGATCGTCAAGCAGGCCAATCCCGGCTCCGCCATCGCGCCGGGCCAGTTCTTTCCGATCGATCTGCCGATTCCGGGCTCTCCCGACGTCGGCGGCGATCGCTACCGCGAGAACATCTCCGGCTGCAATCCCAGCACCATTTCCATCGGCGACACCCTGTGGACCCAGAACGGCAACCTGGTCGGACCGACCAAGCAGGGGGTCGAGGACCTGATCGCCCAGGACTCCGGCGCCAAGTGGGACGCCGCCAACAAGGTGATTACCGGCAGCAAGTACGGAGAGACCGGCAGCCCACGGATCATCCGCATCCCGTTCTTCGATCCGCGGTTTCCGTTCACCTCAGGCAAGCAGAGCTTCGTCGTCACCAACATCGCCAGCCTTTTCCTCGAGGACATCAGCGGCAACGGAACTGTTACAGCCCGCATTCTCCCCACTTCCGGCATCGGGCAAGGAGCATCCCCGGGCGGACTCCAAACCGTGAGGCTTGTCGAATAA
- a CDS encoding pilus assembly protein N-terminal domain-containing protein, with product MNSRRSPQHVTRKLTLFALSLILAATSLSARSQETPSPVVELRSVETQPAPTGGTRVTFHGTQPLGYSLSSIQAGSWTMTMDGVDCRQSETTMTPGTKEVGRIVVRSANGSKGRTATRIDFEGAASVERRVRLDGNDLMVDLMVSAETAPEVTVPVSTPAPPVVAQSTPAPPVVAQSAPATPLVAKSATVMPTHASLSLNAGTVKTDEGESTRELVVSSGKSLTVDLESSVTRVSVANPAIADAVVVSPQQILINGLTHGTTSLVLWFRGGASRTYNLTVQMDTEALSRRLQEFFPDEHIAVGASKDTIVLYGTVSNPATGDKAVKLATDYTGKVVNNMSYPAEGRRQVMLKIMFAEVSKQALTDLSASLVRFDPLNPRGDHEGMTNLGGPAASGNFANTPVGPNFNFNDAINVYGFSFRDKWEIFITALKQRGLAQVLAEPTLITADGQKASFLAGGEIPVPVAQAGAGFTSVTVEWKKFGISLDFTPTVRDKDTIVMRVTPEVSSLDFANAVVLSGFAIPALKTRRADTEIELKEGQSFAIAGLYSSDLAQVKKKIPLIGDIPGLGYLFRSKNLEKNRSELLVVATPTFVRPNPPGQAPQPPQWDESFELDKPKKTSKLETPKPVDESAAQTPVASK from the coding sequence ATGAACAGCCGACGATCCCCCCAGCACGTGACCCGGAAGCTGACCCTGTTCGCCCTGAGCCTCATCCTGGCGGCGACCAGTCTCTCGGCCCGCTCCCAGGAAACCCCTTCTCCCGTCGTGGAGCTGCGCTCGGTCGAGACCCAGCCGGCGCCCACGGGAGGCACGCGCGTGACCTTCCATGGTACCCAGCCGCTGGGCTACTCCCTCTCCTCGATCCAGGCCGGGAGCTGGACGATGACCATGGACGGCGTGGATTGTCGGCAGTCCGAGACGACGATGACCCCCGGAACCAAGGAGGTCGGCCGCATCGTGGTGCGCTCGGCCAACGGCAGCAAGGGCCGCACCGCGACCCGCATCGATTTCGAAGGTGCCGCTTCGGTGGAGCGCCGCGTCCGCCTCGACGGCAACGACCTGATGGTGGATTTGATGGTGAGCGCGGAGACGGCCCCGGAAGTCACCGTCCCCGTCAGCACTCCGGCTCCCCCGGTGGTCGCCCAGAGCACTCCGGCTCCCCCGGTGGTCGCCCAGAGCGCCCCGGCTACCCCGCTGGTCGCCAAGAGCGCCACGGTCATGCCCACGCACGCCAGTCTGAGCCTCAATGCCGGCACCGTGAAGACTGACGAAGGCGAGAGCACGCGCGAGCTGGTCGTCTCCAGCGGCAAGTCGCTGACCGTCGACCTGGAATCGTCCGTCACGCGCGTCTCCGTCGCCAATCCGGCGATTGCCGACGCGGTGGTCGTCTCTCCCCAGCAGATCCTGATCAACGGCCTGACGCACGGGACCACCAGCCTGGTGCTCTGGTTCCGCGGCGGCGCCTCGCGCACCTACAACCTGACGGTCCAGATGGACACCGAGGCGCTCTCCCGCCGTCTCCAGGAGTTCTTTCCCGACGAGCACATCGCCGTGGGCGCCTCCAAGGACACCATCGTCCTGTACGGCACCGTGAGCAATCCGGCGACCGGCGACAAGGCCGTCAAGCTGGCCACCGACTATACCGGCAAGGTCGTGAACAACATGTCCTACCCGGCCGAGGGCCGGCGGCAGGTCATGCTCAAGATCATGTTCGCCGAGGTCAGCAAGCAGGCGCTGACCGATCTGTCCGCCTCGCTGGTGCGCTTCGATCCGCTCAACCCGCGCGGCGACCACGAGGGAATGACCAATCTCGGCGGCCCCGCGGCCAGCGGCAACTTCGCCAATACCCCGGTCGGTCCCAACTTCAATTTCAACGACGCCATCAACGTCTACGGCTTCAGCTTCCGCGACAAGTGGGAGATCTTCATCACCGCCCTCAAGCAGCGCGGCCTGGCCCAGGTCCTGGCCGAGCCGACCCTGATCACCGCCGACGGCCAGAAGGCCAGCTTCCTGGCGGGCGGCGAGATCCCGGTCCCGGTCGCGCAGGCGGGCGCCGGCTTCACCTCGGTCACCGTGGAATGGAAGAAGTTCGGCATCAGCCTCGATTTCACTCCGACCGTGCGCGACAAGGACACCATTGTCATGCGGGTCACTCCCGAGGTCTCCTCGCTCGACTTCGCCAACGCCGTGGTCCTCTCCGGCTTCGCCATCCCGGCCCTGAAGACGCGGCGCGCCGATACCGAGATCGAGCTCAAGGAAGGACAGAGCTTCGCCATCGCCGGGCTGTACTCCTCCGACCTGGCTCAGGTCAAGAAGAAGATTCCGCTCATCGGCGACATCCCGGGCCTCGGCTACCTGTTCCGCAGCAAGAACCTGGAGAAGAACCGCAGCGAGCTGCTGGTCGTGGCGACCCCGACCTTCGTGAGGCCCAATCCGCCCGGCCAGGCCCCTCAGCCTCCGCAGTGGGACGAGAGCTTCGAGCTGGACAAGCCCAAGAAGACCAGCAAGCTCGAGACCCCGAAGCCGGTCGACGAATCCGCCGCCCAGACGCCCGTGGCGTCCAAGTAA
- the cpaB gene encoding Flp pilus assembly protein CpaB produces the protein MRRILVIGILILAIGSGGAASILTYRMLKERQASATPTNQAAPTFPLVVATTKLPYGTVLQPEHVKSVEWASSVRPEGSFSDPQAVMGRAIMDGVVPGEPILEARLAPKDAGGGLASVIPKGKRAVSVRVNEIIGVAGFVLPRTRVDVVVSVNPGGEKAKSASKMILQNVEVLAAGQKIEQDEEGKPETVNVITLLVTPEESEKLTLASHEGDLQLALRNSLDMDPVTTNGALLGPMVGGTPKAAPAAAPRAHPAPKPADTVEVIRGNKRTTENF, from the coding sequence GTGAGAAGGATTCTCGTGATCGGCATCTTGATCCTGGCCATCGGCTCGGGCGGCGCCGCCAGCATCCTCACCTACAGGATGCTCAAGGAGCGGCAGGCCTCAGCCACGCCCACCAACCAGGCGGCCCCCACTTTCCCGCTGGTGGTGGCCACCACCAAGCTCCCCTACGGCACGGTGCTGCAGCCGGAGCACGTGAAGAGCGTGGAATGGGCCTCCTCGGTGAGGCCCGAAGGCTCCTTCTCCGATCCCCAGGCGGTCATGGGCCGCGCCATCATGGATGGCGTCGTCCCGGGCGAGCCGATCCTCGAGGCCCGGCTCGCGCCGAAAGACGCCGGCGGCGGACTGGCCAGCGTGATTCCCAAGGGAAAGCGAGCGGTCAGCGTGCGGGTCAACGAGATCATCGGCGTGGCCGGCTTCGTCCTGCCTCGCACGCGGGTCGACGTCGTCGTCAGCGTCAACCCCGGCGGTGAGAAGGCGAAAAGCGCCAGCAAGATGATCCTGCAGAACGTCGAAGTGCTGGCCGCCGGCCAGAAGATCGAGCAGGACGAGGAAGGCAAACCGGAGACCGTCAACGTCATCACCCTGCTGGTGACTCCGGAAGAGTCCGAGAAGCTGACGCTGGCCAGCCACGAGGGCGATCTGCAGCTGGCGCTGCGCAACAGCCTCGACATGGATCCCGTGACCACCAACGGCGCCCTGCTCGGACCGATGGTCGGAGGCACCCCCAAGGCGGCCCCGGCCGCCGCGCCCCGCGCCCACCCCGCCCCCAAACCCGCGGACACCGTGGAAGTAATCCGCGGAAATAAGCGTACAACGGAGAATTTCTAA
- a CDS encoding TadE family protein codes for MHRFRSDRSGQNLVEFALVVVLLLLMVVGICEFGRAWNLYQVLANAAREGARLAALPTGFTNDAAVVARVNSYLSTANVKNNASVVIGGAGVDGGTGTQVSITVTVPYSFMYVGPVIRMINTGATAGADINITAQSVMRNE; via the coding sequence ATGCATCGATTCCGATCCGATCGCTCTGGACAGAACCTGGTGGAGTTCGCGCTCGTCGTGGTGCTGCTGCTGCTCATGGTGGTCGGCATCTGCGAGTTCGGCCGGGCCTGGAACCTCTATCAGGTTCTCGCCAACGCCGCCCGCGAGGGTGCGCGCCTGGCCGCGCTGCCCACCGGCTTCACCAATGACGCCGCGGTGGTCGCGCGCGTCAACAGCTACCTGAGCACCGCCAACGTGAAGAACAACGCCTCCGTCGTCATCGGCGGCGCCGGCGTGGACGGCGGCACCGGGACCCAGGTGTCCATCACCGTGACCGTCCCCTATTCCTTCATGTACGTGGGACCTGTGATTCGCATGATCAACACCGGCGCGACCGCCGGCGCCGACATCAACATCACCGCGCAGAGCGTGATGCGCAACGAGTAA
- a CDS encoding prepilin peptidase yields the protein MKLTLIIYLAAIIVAGIACFTDLRSRRISNQLVLAGLAAGCFLNTLRGGWAALGWSLAGALLGLAIFLPFFALGGMGAGDVKLLACLGSILGPRDLFAVALVGALAGGVLALGVALANGRLLSTLKGIAQLFAFWFTGGLRPSPVLNLGNPGTLKIPYAVPVAAGTLVVLLSRWS from the coding sequence GTGAAACTTACACTCATCATCTATCTGGCCGCCATCATCGTCGCGGGAATCGCCTGCTTCACCGACCTGCGCTCCCGTCGCATCTCCAACCAGCTGGTCCTTGCCGGCCTCGCGGCCGGCTGTTTCCTCAATACCCTGCGCGGCGGCTGGGCCGCCCTCGGGTGGAGCCTCGCCGGAGCGCTGCTCGGACTGGCGATCTTCCTCCCCTTCTTCGCGCTCGGCGGCATGGGTGCCGGCGACGTGAAGCTGCTGGCCTGCCTCGGCTCGATCCTGGGCCCGCGGGACCTGTTTGCCGTCGCCCTGGTCGGCGCTTTGGCCGGGGGCGTTCTGGCCCTCGGGGTCGCGTTGGCCAACGGTCGGCTTCTGTCCACGCTGAAAGGGATCGCGCAGCTGTTCGCCTTCTGGTTCACGGGAGGGCTGCGGCCTTCTCCTGTACTCAACCTCGGGAATCCCGGCACCTTGAAGATTCCCTACGCCGTTCCGGTGGCGGCGGGCACCCTCGTGGTGCTGCTGAGCCGGTGGAGCTGA
- a CDS encoding Flp family type IVb pilin has product MFRQRISRLFPGDLLARTEGQDLAEYGMLAALIAVVVIVALVTVGNGLASLWGNITTAFAALS; this is encoded by the coding sequence ATGTTCCGGCAACGGATTTCAAGGCTGTTCCCGGGCGACCTTCTCGCGAGGACTGAGGGTCAGGACCTGGCCGAGTACGGGATGCTGGCCGCATTGATCGCCGTCGTCGTCATCGTGGCCCTCGTGACGGTCGGAAACGGCCTGGCAAGCTTGTGGGGAAACATAACAACCGCTTTTGCGGCGCTTTCTTAG
- a CDS encoding Flp family type IVb pilin codes for MKALMTRLWRSEEGQDLAEYALLIALIALVVIAAVTALGGQIQTVFNNIAKALNP; via the coding sequence ATGAAGGCTTTGATGACCCGTCTGTGGAGAAGCGAAGAGGGCCAGGATCTGGCCGAGTACGCACTGCTCATCGCGCTGATCGCGCTCGTCGTGATCGCGGCGGTGACGGCCCTGGGCGGCCAGATTCAGACGGTGTTCAACAACATCGCGAAGGCCCTGAACCCCTAG
- a CDS encoding GAF domain-containing protein → MIQKQKGTKGTAQGVSLAAEMEQRYGVRRPPEICAEMGRRRWRELNRLLHACMVLHGAGRDRRPLQRVLHTAAGLVGASRGVFYLKSDAEMTLEAAASQGFTGGIPEGLRGGGEISPAAMRAGKPLLVAGPEEVRLQSELAMLGEPAAVSFPIQMEGQPWGAILLGRESRFEEDEAILLWMYALVVEDALPSLSRGERALRVEPDSTPGGLVSPEAFRSLVDAELQRLPSGARACTLLKIAFRPQEGIARRGDELRSARSLRVLRSVLRPVDRVAPSQAGDLFVLLPETGGTEGEQVGQKIRRALIQSRVLGDESEVIRALTVRRASCPEHGHRSAALFQALEAIAG, encoded by the coding sequence ATGATTCAAAAACAGAAGGGGACGAAGGGGACGGCGCAGGGGGTCTCCCTGGCTGCCGAGATGGAGCAGCGCTACGGCGTGCGCCGCCCGCCCGAGATTTGCGCCGAGATGGGCCGGCGTCGCTGGCGCGAGCTGAACCGCCTGCTGCATGCCTGCATGGTGCTGCACGGCGCCGGCCGCGATCGGCGCCCGCTGCAGAGGGTTCTGCATACCGCCGCCGGACTGGTGGGAGCGAGCCGCGGGGTGTTCTACCTCAAGAGCGACGCCGAGATGACGCTCGAAGCGGCGGCTTCGCAGGGCTTCACGGGAGGGATCCCCGAGGGGCTGCGCGGTGGAGGCGAGATCTCGCCGGCCGCCATGCGGGCCGGCAAGCCGCTGCTGGTCGCAGGTCCCGAGGAAGTGCGCCTGCAGTCCGAGCTTGCCATGCTGGGCGAGCCGGCAGCCGTCAGCTTCCCGATCCAGATGGAAGGGCAACCCTGGGGCGCCATTCTCCTGGGCCGGGAGAGCCGCTTCGAGGAAGACGAGGCCATCCTGCTGTGGATGTATGCCCTGGTGGTGGAGGACGCGCTTCCGAGCCTGTCGCGCGGCGAGCGCGCTCTGCGAGTGGAACCCGACTCCACCCCGGGCGGCCTGGTGTCGCCGGAAGCTTTCCGCTCGCTCGTGGACGCCGAGCTGCAGCGGCTGCCTTCGGGAGCTCGCGCCTGCACGCTTCTGAAAATCGCCTTCCGCCCGCAGGAGGGCATTGCCCGCCGCGGGGACGAGCTGCGCAGTGCCCGCAGCCTGCGGGTGCTGCGCTCCGTGCTGCGCCCCGTCGACCGCGTGGCTCCCAGCCAGGCGGGAGATCTCTTCGTCCTGCTGCCGGAGACGGGCGGAACGGAAGGAGAGCAGGTCGGGCAGAAGATCCGCCGGGCCCTGATCCAGTCCCGCGTGCTGGGCGACGAATCCGAGGTGATCCGGGCGCTGACGGTCCGGCGGGCGAGCTGCCCGGAGCATGGGCATCGGAGCGCCGCGCTCTTCCAGGCGCTCGAAGCGATCGCCGGCTGA
- a CDS encoding sigma-54 dependent transcriptional regulator yields the protein MNSADSAFAQGHSQLEKSKENPARPPRQASLWRDASGDWQYVPSGSAAMQSVEQKALRVAPSQETVLILGETGVGKDLLARLIHHNSTRRDRPFVHLNCASLSEGLLESELFGHMRGAYTGAVENRMGQFEAASGGTLFLDEIGEIPPRLQAKLLHVLQERKLYRVGGRQVVEVDVRVLAATNRDLTRDIKAGTFRQDLYYRLGVVSLRVPPLRERREDLESLALHFLRRYATQYNRPELADPGRDFFTLLGASAWPGNIRELENAIKRMILLGGDAELDASLEDVPCGMAAGAPEPASAAQPALPSPRSLREVARHAVEQAERAAILQSLERHDWNRRRAARELEMSYRSLLYKIKDYTLTRRSTSDPQEDPVEP from the coding sequence ATGAACTCGGCAGATTCAGCGTTCGCGCAGGGGCATTCCCAGCTCGAGAAAAGCAAGGAGAACCCCGCGCGTCCGCCGCGGCAGGCTTCGCTGTGGCGCGACGCCTCCGGGGACTGGCAGTACGTTCCCAGCGGCAGCGCCGCCATGCAGAGCGTCGAGCAGAAGGCCCTGCGGGTGGCGCCGTCCCAGGAGACCGTCCTGATCCTGGGTGAGACGGGAGTCGGCAAAGACCTGCTGGCCCGTTTGATCCACCACAACTCCACACGCCGTGATCGTCCTTTCGTCCATCTCAACTGCGCTTCGCTGTCCGAAGGGCTGCTCGAATCCGAGCTGTTCGGCCACATGCGCGGGGCCTACACCGGCGCCGTCGAGAACCGCATGGGGCAGTTCGAAGCCGCCTCGGGAGGAACGCTCTTCCTGGACGAGATCGGCGAGATTCCGCCGCGCCTGCAGGCCAAGCTGCTGCACGTCCTGCAGGAGAGAAAGCTGTACCGGGTGGGCGGGCGCCAGGTGGTGGAGGTCGACGTGCGGGTGCTGGCCGCCACCAACCGCGATCTGACGCGCGACATCAAGGCGGGAACCTTCCGACAGGACCTCTATTACCGGCTCGGCGTGGTCTCCCTGCGCGTTCCGCCGCTGCGCGAGCGGCGCGAGGACCTCGAATCGCTGGCGCTGCACTTCCTGCGGCGCTACGCGACCCAGTACAACCGTCCGGAGCTTGCCGATCCCGGCCGCGACTTCTTCACGCTGCTCGGCGCCTCCGCCTGGCCCGGCAATATCCGCGAGCTGGAGAACGCCATCAAGCGCATGATCCTGCTCGGGGGAGACGCCGAGCTGGATGCGAGCCTCGAGGACGTGCCATGCGGCATGGCCGCGGGAGCTCCGGAGCCGGCGTCCGCGGCGCAGCCGGCGCTGCCGTCCCCCCGGTCCTTGCGCGAGGTCGCGCGCCACGCGGTGGAGCAGGCGGAGCGCGCCGCCATCCTCCAGTCCCTGGAGCGGCATGACTGGAACCGCCGCCGCGCCGCCCGTGAGCTCGAGATGAGCTATCGCTCCCTGCTCTACAAGATCAAGGACTACACGCTGACCCGGCGCTCGACCTCCGATCCGCAAGAGGATCCCGTGGAGCCCTGA
- a CDS encoding DNA polymerase III subunit delta' C-terminal domain-containing protein: MTRRFAELRGQGAVVAALDRALNENRLAGALLFHGPDGIGKLTAAMALARELLCAAGSAGACSACSSCRKLDAAALLHPDLTVLHPQGGKEEPAARPSEEKASAALDLHALQDEVRRHPAWRIPAEMARRRLAQLYLSPSTSPRRLLLVLSAERLNEESANALLKVLEEPPARAVILLLTENAAALLPTIRSRCRAFRFATLARDEIRRWLREVDPGLPEGQAALAAALSGGRPGKALELAPDPQRYLQRRSRLGNILAGAVEAGASPAAALSATAALFPEDEATDETLSMLADLVRDAMLLGSGCDMAVLTHPDSARSEQRLGVSPYRAAELLGRLERTREDLRRFVNRQVALESLLLDLVNPPTPATARS, encoded by the coding sequence TTGACCCGCCGCTTCGCGGAGCTGCGCGGACAAGGCGCCGTTGTCGCGGCCCTCGATCGCGCCTTGAACGAAAACCGCCTCGCCGGCGCGCTCCTGTTCCACGGTCCCGACGGGATCGGCAAGCTGACTGCCGCCATGGCCCTTGCCCGCGAGCTCCTGTGCGCGGCCGGATCGGCCGGCGCCTGCAGCGCCTGCTCCAGCTGCCGCAAGCTCGACGCCGCGGCGCTGCTCCATCCCGATCTCACGGTCCTGCATCCCCAGGGAGGCAAGGAAGAGCCGGCGGCCCGTCCCTCCGAGGAAAAAGCCAGCGCCGCTCTCGATCTGCACGCCCTGCAGGACGAGGTGCGCCGACATCCAGCCTGGAGGATTCCGGCGGAGATGGCCCGCCGGCGCCTGGCACAGCTCTACCTTTCGCCTTCCACCTCCCCCCGACGCTTGCTGCTGGTGCTCTCGGCCGAGCGGCTCAACGAGGAATCGGCCAACGCCCTGCTCAAGGTCCTCGAGGAGCCTCCGGCGCGGGCCGTGATCCTGCTGCTGACCGAGAACGCGGCGGCGCTGCTGCCGACCATCCGCTCGCGCTGCCGCGCCTTCCGCTTCGCGACCCTGGCCCGTGATGAGATCCGCCGCTGGCTCCGGGAGGTCGATCCCGGCCTCCCGGAGGGACAGGCGGCGCTCGCCGCGGCTTTGTCGGGAGGGCGCCCCGGAAAGGCCCTCGAGCTCGCTCCCGATCCACAGCGCTATCTGCAGCGCCGCTCCCGGCTGGGGAACATCCTCGCCGGAGCGGTCGAGGCCGGAGCATCCCCCGCCGCGGCGCTGTCCGCGACGGCGGCCCTCTTTCCCGAGGACGAGGCCACCGACGAGACGCTCTCAATGCTCGCCGATCTGGTGCGCGACGCGATGCTTCTGGGAAGCGGGTGCGACATGGCGGTATTGACCCACCCCGATTCGGCCCGCTCCGAGCAGCGTCTCGGAGTCTCCCCCTATCGCGCCGCCGAGCTGCTGGGACGTCTCGAGCGCACCCGCGAGGACCTGCGGCGCTTCGTCAACCGGCAGGTCGCGCTGGAATCCCTTCTTTTGGATCTGGTCAATCCGCCGACGCCCGCAACCGCCCGGAGCTGA
- the tmk gene encoding dTMP kinase produces MRAFITFEGIEGSGKTTQIQLLSVRLENAGIEHVLTREPGGTEIGNQIRALLLDPAHRDLTPLSELLLYQAARAQHLARVILPALAERKLVLCDRYKDATRAYQGDGRHLPAELVETLNRLDLLALEPDLTLLFDIDPETALARARRREGRAPRDQSRFEQEDMEFHRRVRDAYRRLAASHPQRIRVLEGDGRIEEVHERVVAALRSALPSLGLP; encoded by the coding sequence ATGCGCGCCTTCATCACCTTCGAAGGGATCGAAGGGTCCGGGAAGACCACCCAGATCCAGCTCCTGTCGGTCCGGCTGGAAAATGCCGGAATCGAGCATGTCCTGACGCGCGAGCCCGGCGGCACCGAGATCGGCAACCAGATCCGGGCCCTGCTGCTCGATCCCGCCCATCGCGACCTGACTCCGCTGTCGGAGCTGCTGCTGTACCAGGCGGCCCGCGCCCAGCACCTGGCGCGGGTGATCCTGCCGGCCCTGGCGGAGCGCAAGCTGGTGCTGTGCGATCGCTACAAGGACGCGACCCGGGCCTACCAGGGCGACGGGCGGCACCTTCCCGCGGAGCTGGTGGAGACGCTGAACCGACTCGACCTGCTCGCCCTGGAGCCCGATCTCACGCTGCTGTTCGACATCGATCCGGAGACGGCGTTGGCGCGGGCGCGCCGGCGCGAGGGCCGGGCGCCGAGGGATCAGTCGCGCTTCGAGCAGGAAGACATGGAATTCCACCGCCGGGTGCGGGACGCCTACCGCCGGCTGGCCGCTTCCCATCCTCAGAGGATCCGGGTCCTCGAAGGGGACGGTCGCATCGAGGAAGTCCACGAGCGGGTCGTCGCAGCCCTTCGATCCGCTCTCCCCTCCCTGGGTCTGCCTTGA